The following coding sequences lie in one Chanos chanos chromosome 4, fChaCha1.1, whole genome shotgun sequence genomic window:
- the cpsf3 gene encoding cleavage and polyadenylation specificity factor subunit 3 isoform X1 produces MAAKRKADTTVPAEESDQLLIRPLGAGQEVGRSCIILEFKGRKIMLDCGIHPGLEGMDALPYIDLIDPAEIDLLLISHFHLDHCGALPWFLQKTSFKGRTFMTHATKAIYRWLLSDYVKVSNISADDMLYTETDLEESMDKIETINFHEVKEVAGIKFWCYHAGHVLGAAMFMIEIAGVKLLYTGDFSRQEDRHLMAAEIPSVKPDILITESTYGTHIHEKREEREARFCNTVHDIVNREGRCLIPVFALGRAQELLLILDEYWQNHPELHDIPIYYASSLAKKCMAVYQTYVNAMNDKIRKAININNPFVFKHISNLKSMDHFDDIGPSVVMASPGMMQSGLSRELFESWCTDKRNGVIIAGYCVEGTLAKHIMSEPEEITTMSGQKLQLKMSVDYISFSAHTDYQQTSEFIRALKPPHVILVHGEQNEMARLKAALIREYEDNDEVHIEVHNPRNTEAVTLNFRGEKLAKVMGSLADKKCVQGQRVSGILVKRNFSYHILTPSDLSNYTDLTMSTVKQTQAIPFTGPFPLLLSQLRHLAGDVEEVESAEKPTLKIFKNITLVHDTNMIKLEWIANPLNDMYADTVTTVILEVQSNPNAQKVMATCVGQVDLNVFKNRLEIMFQDMFGEDCVDFKNERNLSVTVDGKTAYINLETRTVEYEEGSADDESVREMVELAVRRLYDAMNPVL; encoded by the exons ATGGCTGCGAAACGCAAAGCCGATACGACGGTACCGGCAGAGGAAAGCGACCAGCTTCTTATAAGGCCTCT GGGAGCCGGTCAAGAGGTTGGCAGATCATGCATCATCTTGGAATTCAAAGGCCGAAAGATCATG CTGGACTGCGGCATCCATCCAGGTTTGGAGGGAATGGACGCTCTGCCATATATTGATTTGATTGATCCGGCTGAAATCGATTTACTCCTCATTAGCCA ttTCCATTTGGATCACTGCGGGGCATTGCCTTGGTTCTTACAAAAGACGAGTTTCAAAGGAAGGACTTTCATGACTCACGCCACTAAAGCCATTTACCGTTGGCTGCTGTCCGATTATGTCAAAGTCAG TAACATCTCGGCGGACGACATGCTGTACACGGAGACGGATCTGGAGGAGAGCATGGATAAGATCGAGACCATAAACTTCCACGAGGTGAAGGAAGTGGCTGGCATTAAGTTCTGGTGTTACCACGCCGGTCACGTTTTAGGAGCTGCCATGTTCATGATCGAGATTGCTGGTGTGAAG CTGCTGTACACAGGAGATTTCTCCAGACAGGAGGACAGACACCTGATGGCTGCCGAGATCCCCAGCGTCAAACCAGATATCCTCATCACG GAGTCCACGTATGGCACACACATCCACGAGAAACGTGAGGAGAGGGAGGCTCGTTTCTGTAACACCGTGCACGACATCGTTAACCGCGAGGGCCGCTGCCTGATCCCCGTCTTCGCCCTGGGTCGGGCCCAGGAGCTGCTCCTTATTTTGG ATGAGTACTGGCAGAACCATCCGGAGCTCCACGACATCCCGATCTACTACGCCTCCTCTCTGGCCAAGAAATGCATGGCGGTGTACCAGACGTACGTCAACGCCATGAACGACAAAATCCGCAAAGCCATCAACATCAACAACCCCTTTGTCTTCAAACACATCAGTAATCTGAAG agcATGGACCATTTCGATGACATCGGCCCGAGCGTCGTCATGGCGTCTCCCGGTATGATGCAGAGCGGACTGAGTCGTGAGCTGTTTGAGAGCTGGTGCACGGACAAGAGAAACGGAGTCATCATCGCCGGATACTGCGTCGAAGGCACGCTCGCAAAG CACATCATGTCCGAGCCAGAGGAGATTACGACCATGTCGGGACAGAAACTCCAACTGAAGATGTCGGTGGATTACATCTCCTTCTCCGCTCACACAGATTACCAACAGACCAGCGAGTTCATACGCGCCCTCAAACCTCCACACgtg atccTGGTTCACGGTGAACAGAATGAGATGGCCCGTTTGAAGGCGGCGCTGATCCGTGAATATGAGGACAATGATGAGGTTCATATAGAGGTCCATAATCCACGCAACACAGAGGCCGTCACTCTCAACTTCAGAGGAGAGAAACTCGCCAAG gtgatgGGGTCTTTGGCGGATAAGAAATGTGTGCAGGGTCAGAGAGTTTCCGGAATTCTCGTCAAACGCAACTTCAGTTACCACATCCTCACCCCCTCAGACCTGTCCA attaCACAGACCTGACGATGagcacagtgaaacagacacagGCCATTCCCTTCACTGGACCATTTCCTCTGCTGCTCAGTCAGCTCCGCCACCTCGCAG gTGATGTAGAGGAGGTGGAGTCTGCAGAGAAACCAACACTGAAGATCTTTAAGAACATCACCCTAGTGCACGACACTAACATGATCAAACTGGAg tggattgcAAACCCGTTGAATGACATGTATGCCGACACCGTGACCACGGTGATTCTGGAGGTCCAGTCCAACCCAAACGCCCAAAAAG TGATGGCGACCTGCGTGGGACAGGTGGACCTGAACgtgtttaaaaacagactgGAAATCATGTTTCA AGACATGTTTGGTGAAGATTGTGTGGACTTCAAAAATGAGAGGAATCTGTCTGTCACCGTGGACGGGAAGACAGCCTACATCAACCTGGAAACTAGA ACTGTGGAGTACGAGGAGGGCAGTGCGGATGATGAGTCggtgagagagatggtggagTTGGCCGTCAGACGTCTCTACGACGCCATGAACCCCGTCTTATAG
- the cpsf3 gene encoding cleavage and polyadenylation specificity factor subunit 3 isoform X2 yields MAAKRKADTTVPAEESDQLLIRPLGAGQEVGRSCIILEFKGRKIMLDCGIHPGLEGMDALPYIDLIDPAEIDLLLISHFHLDHCGALPWFLQKTSFKGRTFMTHATKAIYRWLLSDYVKVSNISADDMLYTETDLEESMDKIETINFHEVKEVAGIKFWCYHAGHVLGAAMFMIEIAGVKLLYTGDFSRQEDRHLMAAEIPSVKPDILITESTYGTHIHEKREEREARFCNTVHDIVNREGRCLIPVFALGRAQELLLILDEYWQNHPELHDIPIYYASSLAKKCMAVYQTYVNAMNDKIRKAININNPFVFKHISNLKSMDHFDDIGPSVVMASPGMMQSGLSRELFESWCTDKRNGVIIAGYCVEGTLAKHIMSEPEEITTMSGQKLQLKMSVDYISFSAHTDYQQTSEFIRALKPPHVILVHGEQNEMARLKAALIREYEDNDEVHIEVHNPRNTEAVTLNFRGEKLAKVMGSLADKKCVQGQRVSGILVKRNFSYHILTPSDLSNYTDLTMSTVKQTQAIPFTGPFPLLLSQLRHLAGDVEEVESAEKPTLKIFKNITLVHDTNMIKLEWIANPLNDMYADTVTTVILEVQSNPNAQKGTRPNADGSFPPSVDLNVFKNRLEIMFQDMFGEDCVDFKNERNLSVTVDGKTAYINLETRTVEYEEGSADDESVREMVELAVRRLYDAMNPVL; encoded by the exons ATGGCTGCGAAACGCAAAGCCGATACGACGGTACCGGCAGAGGAAAGCGACCAGCTTCTTATAAGGCCTCT GGGAGCCGGTCAAGAGGTTGGCAGATCATGCATCATCTTGGAATTCAAAGGCCGAAAGATCATG CTGGACTGCGGCATCCATCCAGGTTTGGAGGGAATGGACGCTCTGCCATATATTGATTTGATTGATCCGGCTGAAATCGATTTACTCCTCATTAGCCA ttTCCATTTGGATCACTGCGGGGCATTGCCTTGGTTCTTACAAAAGACGAGTTTCAAAGGAAGGACTTTCATGACTCACGCCACTAAAGCCATTTACCGTTGGCTGCTGTCCGATTATGTCAAAGTCAG TAACATCTCGGCGGACGACATGCTGTACACGGAGACGGATCTGGAGGAGAGCATGGATAAGATCGAGACCATAAACTTCCACGAGGTGAAGGAAGTGGCTGGCATTAAGTTCTGGTGTTACCACGCCGGTCACGTTTTAGGAGCTGCCATGTTCATGATCGAGATTGCTGGTGTGAAG CTGCTGTACACAGGAGATTTCTCCAGACAGGAGGACAGACACCTGATGGCTGCCGAGATCCCCAGCGTCAAACCAGATATCCTCATCACG GAGTCCACGTATGGCACACACATCCACGAGAAACGTGAGGAGAGGGAGGCTCGTTTCTGTAACACCGTGCACGACATCGTTAACCGCGAGGGCCGCTGCCTGATCCCCGTCTTCGCCCTGGGTCGGGCCCAGGAGCTGCTCCTTATTTTGG ATGAGTACTGGCAGAACCATCCGGAGCTCCACGACATCCCGATCTACTACGCCTCCTCTCTGGCCAAGAAATGCATGGCGGTGTACCAGACGTACGTCAACGCCATGAACGACAAAATCCGCAAAGCCATCAACATCAACAACCCCTTTGTCTTCAAACACATCAGTAATCTGAAG agcATGGACCATTTCGATGACATCGGCCCGAGCGTCGTCATGGCGTCTCCCGGTATGATGCAGAGCGGACTGAGTCGTGAGCTGTTTGAGAGCTGGTGCACGGACAAGAGAAACGGAGTCATCATCGCCGGATACTGCGTCGAAGGCACGCTCGCAAAG CACATCATGTCCGAGCCAGAGGAGATTACGACCATGTCGGGACAGAAACTCCAACTGAAGATGTCGGTGGATTACATCTCCTTCTCCGCTCACACAGATTACCAACAGACCAGCGAGTTCATACGCGCCCTCAAACCTCCACACgtg atccTGGTTCACGGTGAACAGAATGAGATGGCCCGTTTGAAGGCGGCGCTGATCCGTGAATATGAGGACAATGATGAGGTTCATATAGAGGTCCATAATCCACGCAACACAGAGGCCGTCACTCTCAACTTCAGAGGAGAGAAACTCGCCAAG gtgatgGGGTCTTTGGCGGATAAGAAATGTGTGCAGGGTCAGAGAGTTTCCGGAATTCTCGTCAAACGCAACTTCAGTTACCACATCCTCACCCCCTCAGACCTGTCCA attaCACAGACCTGACGATGagcacagtgaaacagacacagGCCATTCCCTTCACTGGACCATTTCCTCTGCTGCTCAGTCAGCTCCGCCACCTCGCAG gTGATGTAGAGGAGGTGGAGTCTGCAGAGAAACCAACACTGAAGATCTTTAAGAACATCACCCTAGTGCACGACACTAACATGATCAAACTGGAg tggattgcAAACCCGTTGAATGACATGTATGCCGACACCGTGACCACGGTGATTCTGGAGGTCCAGTCCAACCCAAACGCCCAAAAAGGTACGAGGCCAAACGCAGACGGTTCTTTTCCACCTTCT GTGGACCTGAACgtgtttaaaaacagactgGAAATCATGTTTCA AGACATGTTTGGTGAAGATTGTGTGGACTTCAAAAATGAGAGGAATCTGTCTGTCACCGTGGACGGGAAGACAGCCTACATCAACCTGGAAACTAGA ACTGTGGAGTACGAGGAGGGCAGTGCGGATGATGAGTCggtgagagagatggtggagTTGGCCGTCAGACGTCTCTACGACGCCATGAACCCCGTCTTATAG
- the adam17b gene encoding disintegrin and metalloproteinase domain-containing protein 17 — MKPQIFFLFLLCLTNGLTKPRDVEDSEHEKISEMLSDFDVLSLSSLQHHSIRKRDVEMNTHVERLLSFTALQRHFRLYLRTNTDLFTEDFSAVVIGEDGREEPYEVQRQNFFTGHVIGEEHSRVQAHIDEGDFTAHILTHEAEYNVEPLWRFTDTAPDDRLLVYRSGDVRNVSRLHAPKVCGYLSTDASDLLPESVRKAGALQGKDGQEEEEEEDEELVREKREVHDHSKNTCPLLLVADYRFFRHMGRREESTTINYLIELMDRVDDIYRNTSWDDEYKGYGVQIHQIIINQEPTKVDEGVAHFNMRGSPVKGKDVWDVKSLLEQFSIDIADNASHVCLAHLFTYQDFDEGTLGLAYVAPSKQGFPGGLCSEKCPSTNNGGRAIYLNTGLTSTKNYGKTILTKEADLVTTHELGHNFGAVHDPDDVPGCAPREDQGGKYVMYPIAVSGDHQNNKLFSTCSKTSIAKQLRLKAATCFKERNSNVCGNSRVEEDEECDPGLLHLNDDRCCTSTCKLRPTAQCSDRNSACCKDCMYEKKGKVCQEAMNATCKDMSYCTGNSSECPPPENASDSTVCVDNGQCLNGECIPFCEAVLKRKPCACNETNSSCKVCCRNAEGVCEPYQDEEGNFVYLRKGKPCTVGFCDGGGKCMKQVQDVIERLWDFIDKLDINTFGKFLADNIVGSVVVFSLLFWIPLSILVHCVDKKLDQQYELNARSLFFSSNAELLSSLESASVRIFKAPTSAVSSSSANAPRFQASGPLQTSTPPVSSSAAAAPVLVPPPCVEPPRMATIQEDPSYDSHLDELVLEEDFPSGGSAAARSFEDLTESGGKSHSFRMRRDAQNNSKETQC, encoded by the exons ATGAAACctcagattttctttttgtttttgctatgCCTGACGAATGGCTTGACTAAACCGCGAGATGTTGAGGACAGTGAGCACG AAAAGATCAGCGAGATGCTGTCAGATTTTGACGTGCTGTCCCTGTCCAGTCTTCAACACCACTCGATTCGCAAGCGCGATGTGGAGATGAACACCCACGTGGAGAGGCTGCTCAGCTTCACTGCGTTACAGAG GCACTTCCGTCTGTATTTACGGACGAACACAGATCTGTTTACGGAGGACTTTAGTGCTGTGGTCATAGGTGAGGACGGAAGAGAGGAGCCTTATGAGGTCCAGAGACAAAACTTCTTCACGGGACATGTCATCG GTGAGGAGCACTCCCGTGTGCAGGCGCATATTGATGAGGGAGACTTCACCGCCCACATTCTGACTCACGAAGCAGAGTACAATGTTGAG cctctGTGGAGGTTCACCGACACTGCTCCTGACGACAGGCTGCTGGTGTACCGCTCGGGAGACGTCAGGAACGTCAGCCGACTGCACGCGCCCAAAGTCTGCGGATACCTGAGCACGGATGCCAGCGACCTTCTGCCAGAGAGCGTACGGAAAGCAGGAGCCCTGCAGGGGAAAGACGggcaagaggaggaagaggaggaagatgagg AGCTTGTGAGGGAGAAACGGGAGGTGCACGATCACAGCAAGAACACCTGCCCTCTGCTCCTGGTGGCTGATTACCGTTTCTTTAGACACATGGGCCGTCGTGAGGAGAGCACTACCATTAACTACCtg ATTGAGTTGATGGACCGGGTGGACGACATTTACAGAAATACATCGTGGGACGATGAGTATAAGGGATATGGAGTCCAAATCCACCAG ATTATCATCAACCAGGAACCCACCAAAGTGGATGAGGGAGTTGCTCACTTCAACATGCGAGGCAGCCCAGTTAAGGGCAAAGATGTCTGGGACGTGAAGAGCCTTCTGGAG CAATTCAGCATAGACATCGCAGACAACGCATCCCACGTGTGCCTGGCTCACCTGTTCACCTATCAGGATTTCGATGAGGGAACCCTGGGCCTGGCCTACGTGGCCCCCTCCAAGCAGGGTTTCCCCGGAGGACTCTGCTCCGAGA AATGTCCATCCACTAACAATGGCGGCCGCGCCATCTACCTCAACACTGGTCTCACCAGCACAAAGAATTACGGAAAAACTATTCTAACCAAG GAAGCTGACCTGGTGACCACGCATGAGCTGGGACATAACTTCGGAGCGGTGCACGATCCGGACGACGTTCCGGGCTGTGCTCCCAGAGAGGACCAAGGTGGGAAATATGTGATGTACCCCATCGCCGTCAGTGGAGATCATCAAAAcaacaag ctcttctCCACCTGCAGTAAGACCTCCATTGCCAAGCAGTTGCGGTTGAAGGCGGCCACCTGTTTCAAAGAAAGGAACAGTAACGTATGTGGGAACTCTCGGgtggaggaggacgaggagtgTGACCCTGGTCTGCTCCATCTAAACGACGACCGCTGCTGCACTTCCACTTGCAAACTGCGCCCCACTGCCCAATGCAG tgataGGAACAGTGCGTGTTGTAAAGACTGCATGTATGAGAAGAAGGGGAAAGTGTGTCAGGAGGCAATGAATGCCACCTGTAAAGACATGTCCTACTGCACAG GAAACAGCAGCGAGTGTCCACCCCCAGAAAACGCCTCGGATTCGACAGTGTGCGTGGACAACGGCCAGTGTTTAAACGGAGAATGCATTCCTTTCTGTGAGGCTGTTCTCAAGCGGAAACCCTGCGCTTGCAATG AAACGAACAGCTCCTGTAAGGTGTGCTGTCGCAATGCGGAAGGAGTGTGTGAACCGTACCAGGACGAGGAGGGGAACTTTGTCTACCTGCGGAAAGGAAAGCCCTGTACCGTGGGCTTTTGTGACGGAGGA ggTAAGTGTATGAAGCAGGTGCAGGACGTCATTGAGAGACTGTGGGATTTCATCGATAAACTGGACATTAACACCTtcg ggaaGTTCCTCGCTGACAACATTGTGGGATCCGTTGTGgtcttttcccttctcttctggATTCCTCTCAGTATCTTAGTTCACTGTGTG GACAAAAAACTGGACCAGCAGTATGAGCTCAATGCCAGATCGCTGTTTTTCTCCAGT AACGCGGAGCTGCTGAGCAGTCTGGAATCTGCGTCGGTGCGGATTTTTAAAGCCCCCACTTCGGccgtctcctcttcctccgccAACGCCCCCCGTTTTCAGGCCTCGGGCCCCCTCCAAACGAGCACCCCCCCGGTCTCCTCCTCTGCCGCCGCGGCTCCCGTTTTAGTCCCTCCGCCTTGCGTGGAGCCTCCACGCATGGCCACCATCCAGGAGGACCCCAGTTATGACTCCCACCTGGACGAGCTGGTGCTGGAAGAGGACTTTCCGTCGGGGGGGTCGGCGGCCGCGCGGTCGTTTGAGGACCTAACGGAGAGCGGGGGGAAGAGCCATTCCTTCAGAATGAGGAGAGATGCCCAGAATAacagcaaagagacacagtgctga